The sequence CTCCTCACCCATGGTTCTTACCCTCCCAGGCACATCATCATTAAGCAGGGTCTCAACGCTCGCCTTAGCTGCAGCCATAACCAGTGGGTTACCCGCAAAGGTACTTCCATGCTCCCCGGGTTCAAACACATCACCAAATTCCCTCCTAATCACGGTTATTCCTATTGGTAATCCACCAGCCACTGATTTACCTGCCGTGAATATGTCGGGCTCCACGCCGTAATTCTCAAAGGCCCAAACACGCCCAGTCCTCCCAAAACCGCTCTGGACCTCGTCAAATATCAACAGGACATTCCTCTCCTTAGTTACCTGCCTAAGCGCCCTGAGGAACTCAGGCCTCGCGGGATTCACGCCGCCCTCGCCCTGTATTGGTTCAACAATCACGGCAGCCAAATCCTCAGTCACTAACTTGTCCACCTGGTCAACGGCATTAAACGGCGCAAACCTAACCTTATATGGCATTGGTTCGAATGCCCTCCTGTACTTCTCATTACCGGTCACGGAGAGTGAGCCCATTGTCCTACCATGGAAAGAATTGAGAAATGCCAGGAACTCAACCTTCTTGCTGATTTTCCTGGCGATCTTTAGGGCGGTCTCCACGGTCTCAGTACCGCTATTCTGAAGGAAGACCTTACCGAAACCACTTGGTACGATTTTCATGAATTCCCTAATGAATTCAGCCCTTGTCTCGTTATAAAACGTTAATGAGACAGTGATTATCTTATCTAACTGCTCCTTAATTGCGTTTATTATCCTTGGGTTTCTATGGCCTAGGAAGGCGACACCGAAACCGGTGTGCATGTCGAGATACTTATTATTATTTGAGTCCCATACATACTGCATATGGCCCCTGACAATGTTCAAGGGCTTCTTGCTGTAGTATCTCGCCAGGTACTCGTCCTCAAACCTAAGTAGGTCATTACCCATTGCGTGATCACCTCCTGGCAATATTTAACATATACTCGGCTATTTTACGCGCAATATTGATTCCAGTGGCGTTCATTAGGCCCTTGAACTCGGGTATTGCATTGACCTCATTGACCAAGTAGCCATGTTCATTACTATGAAGTAAATCAACGCCTGCGTAATCAAGGTCTAAGGCCTTAACAGCCTTAATGGCGGTTTCATAGGCATCGCCATCAAGCTTAATGGCGCGTGCAATACCGCCTCTTGCCACATTACTCCTCCAGTCACCAGGGCTTGGCTTCCTAACCATTGATGCAACCACCTCATCACCAATAACGAAGACCCTATAGTCAGTGCCGTCACCAATGAATGGCTGTACCATGGATATCCTCGAATACGCGTCGCCGAGGGATTTATGCCTAAGCAGGAGGGTTAACTCATCGTTATTGTTAGCAAGGCTCACCAGCCTACCCCATGAGCCATGTATAGGCTTAATGACCACCGGGTAATTAATTCCATCGTACTGTGGGTTCGTGGAGAGTAGGAGCCTTGAAGGAACCACGGAAATACCAGTCCTAGCCAGTATGGCTATCGCGATCGCCTTATTCCAGGAATTCTCTATAGCCAGTCCCTTGTTTATAGTCATAATGCCATGAATATTTAGTACACGGGCAATTAACCCAGCCTTCACATGGCTCATTAGTCTAACAAGCACAATGCCTAAGTCCTCGCCTTCTTCGTCCAATCTCAATGATATATTATCGACATTAACCAAGTTAACCCTTACATTAAGTTCCCTAAGTTCATTGAGGATTAGTTTTTCTTCGATCCTCATTGTGTCATGAAGTATGGAAACCGTTCCATCACTCCCACAGGTTGTTCCCTAAATACACTATATAAATGTTTCCCCACATAACAATAACATGCTTATAGTCCCTCCTAATAATAAAGAAAATATTTAATAACCCAAGGGCAGCGGTGAGCATGGGTGGTTCTCATTGAAGCGGAACCCACGACCAAGCAAGACCTCACGCTCGTACTCAGTAAGTACGGACCAGTAGAGCAGAGAATACATAGTGAATTATCGGGTAGGGGCTTTAGGGTAGGTGTGTTAAATACAATGGAGAGCGAGGTAAGGCATAGCCCTGGAAAGGCCGTGCTTCTCCTGGACGACGTGTTCGAAGCCTTTATAATCTCGAACTTATTTAGTGAAACACTAAACCCATATGACGCCTATGCAATGGCGGTAAATAGGGTGTTGCTGTTCAGGGAATTGAGCGAGTTGGGTTACCCAACGCCAGACGTGAGCGTTGCACTGAACCCAAATGTGGTTGGTAGGGTTATTAGCAGTGTTGGTAAAACCTACATGGCCACGCCATCGGCTTCCCTTGGTCTTGACGGTATAGTGACCACGTGGGAGGGCGGTAAATCAGTGGCTGAGCATAGGATGTATATGGCGAATCCCCTCGCCAGGATCAACATGCTTATGAAAGCCCCCAGTAAGATCATTAATGTCCAGGTAATCGGTAACAACTGCATTGGGTGTGGAGACTTGGGGACCTGGGTCCTTAGGTTATCAAGGAGTATTAAGTGCCTGATGTGCACGTATATAATTGGTATTTATGAAGATGAGCAAGTGATCCTGGGCGTGGATCCCAGGGTTGAGTTAACGACAAGCATTGTGGAACCCATGGTGAATGCAATAATGGGGTGGTACAATGGCGAGGGATAGGTATAGGACCTGTGTTGTTGGGGCCAGCGGTGTCACTGGTGGCGAATTACTCAGGCTTTTGCTTAATCACCAGGGTATTGAATTGGTCTGCGCAACATCAAGGGAATTCAAGGGCGAGTACCTATTTAGGATTCACCCAAACCTTAGGGGCAGGACTAATTTAACCTTTATTGATTCTACGGTGGATAACGTACTAAAGAAGGACGTCGACGTAGTATTCCTTGCGCTACCCCACGGGCAAAGCATTGAATGGGTACCAAAGCTTCACGAGACTGGGTTAACGGTGATTGACCTATCCGCGGACTTCAGGCTCAAGGATCCAAACGCATATGTTGAGTGGTACGACTGGGAGAAACCACACCCATACCCAGACCTACTCAGGAGGGCTGTCTATGGCTTACCGGAGCTTCATAGGGAGGAGTTGAAAGGGACCAAGTTAATAGCCGTACCCGGCTGCATGGCAACGGCATCCATAATATCCCTGGCACCTGTGGTAAGGGCTGGTCTCGTGGATACGGACAGGATCGTTATTGATGCAAAGATATCCAGTTCAGGCGCCGGTGCGCATGCACCAAGGCTTGACCTGCATCCCTTTAGGACATACGTAATTAGGCCCTACGAGGTTGTTCATCATAGGCACACGGCCGAGATTGAACAAGAACTAAGCCTACTAATCAATAGGCAGGTGCGCGTAGCATTCACGCCACACGCCGTTGACCTAGTCAGGGGGATACTAACCACGTCACATGCATGGCTAACTAAGCCGGTACAGGAACCCGACGTCTGGAAGGCCCTCAGGTCAATGTACGGTAATGAACCCTTCATTAGGTTAGTCAAGGATAGGTCAGGTCTTCAGAGGTACCCAGACGTTAAGTATGTGATAGGGTCGAACCTAGTTGACGTAGGCTTCGAAATAGACAATAGGCTGAATAGGCTTGTGGTCCTAGCTGCCATAGACAACCTAATGAAGGGTGCATCAGGACAGGCGGTGCAGGCAATGAACGTGGCCCTAGGCTTCCCCGAGACCACAGCGCTGGACCAAGTCCCACTCTACCCTGTCTAGTATCTTTAAAGTACTTCAAGAAAGCTTTATACTAAGTGAGGCGATTTTCAACCCGTGTCAATACCTGAGAGTCTAATTAATGAAGCCATGAAGAGTGGCATTGACATAATTGACCTAATATCAAAGGCATTAAACCTAGACCCAAGTGAGCGGTCTAAGGCCCACCTTGAGCTTGCCGAGAATTTCCTGAGGGATGGCATGGAATTAATTGATA is a genomic window of Vulcanisaeta souniana JCM 11219 containing:
- a CDS encoding aspartate aminotransferase family protein, which encodes MGNDLLRFEDEYLARYYSKKPLNIVRGHMQYVWDSNNNKYLDMHTGFGVAFLGHRNPRIINAIKEQLDKIITVSLTFYNETRAEFIREFMKIVPSGFGKVFLQNSGTETVETALKIARKISKKVEFLAFLNSFHGRTMGSLSVTGNEKYRRAFEPMPYKVRFAPFNAVDQVDKLVTEDLAAVIVEPIQGEGGVNPARPEFLRALRQVTKERNVLLIFDEVQSGFGRTGRVWAFENYGVEPDIFTAGKSVAGGLPIGITVIRREFGDVFEPGEHGSTFAGNPLVMAAAKASVETLLNDDVPGRVRTMGEEFMRILEDELGSLKSVLRVKGMGFMLGIELKKRADPYVDRLIPMGLLTSVAGGTTVRLLPPYCITNDDISMATKALKTALSENP
- a CDS encoding RimK family alpha-L-glutamate ligase — encoded protein: MLHDTMRIEEKLILNELRELNVRVNLVNVDNISLRLDEEGEDLGIVLVRLMSHVKAGLIARVLNIHGIMTINKGLAIENSWNKAIAIAILARTGISVVPSRLLLSTNPQYDGINYPVVIKPIHGSWGRLVSLANNNDELTLLLRHKSLGDAYSRISMVQPFIGDGTDYRVFVIGDEVVASMVRKPSPGDWRSNVARGGIARAIKLDGDAYETAIKAVKALDLDYAGVDLLHSNEHGYLVNEVNAIPEFKGLMNATGINIARKIAEYMLNIARR
- the argC gene encoding N-acetyl-gamma-glutamyl-phosphate reductase encodes the protein MARDRYRTCVVGASGVTGGELLRLLLNHQGIELVCATSREFKGEYLFRIHPNLRGRTNLTFIDSTVDNVLKKDVDVVFLALPHGQSIEWVPKLHETGLTVIDLSADFRLKDPNAYVEWYDWEKPHPYPDLLRRAVYGLPELHREELKGTKLIAVPGCMATASIISLAPVVRAGLVDTDRIVIDAKISSSGAGAHAPRLDLHPFRTYVIRPYEVVHHRHTAEIEQELSLLINRQVRVAFTPHAVDLVRGILTTSHAWLTKPVQEPDVWKALRSMYGNEPFIRLVKDRSGLQRYPDVKYVIGSNLVDVGFEIDNRLNRLVVLAAIDNLMKGASGQAVQAMNVALGFPETTALDQVPLYPV